Genomic segment of Thiobacillus sp.:
AAGCGGGAACAGTGGCGCAGATGGTTCTCGTCCCGGGAGCCGGCGCACTGGATGAAGGCCACGTTCTTGGCCTCCTTGCCGTCGGACGGGCGCAGGATCTTGCCGCCGGTGGGGCCGTGGGGATCGGCCAGGCGCTCGAATTCCACGTTGGTGATGACGTTGGGGAAGCGGTCGTAGCCGTAGTACACGATCTTCTCGGCGTCGTAGGGCTTCCAGCCGGTAGCCCAGACGATGGCGCCGGCGTTCAGCGTCACTTCCTCTTCCTTCATGTCCAGGTCCACGGCGTTGTACTTGCACGCGGCCTTGGCGGCTTCGCCGTCGGCGGTGCCGACGATGGAAGGATCGATGACGAAACGCTGGGGATAGGCATAGTCCGTGGGCAGGTAGGCGGCCTTCACCTTGCCCAGGTTGTAGTTGTAGGCGTCATCCACCTCGGCCTTCACCGCCTTGCCGCATTCGCCGCAGGCCGTGCAGTTCGCATTCACGAAGCGGGGCTTCAGCTTCACGCTGACGCTGTAATTGCCCTTCTCGCCGGTGATGCCGGACACCTCGGCCATGGTCAGAACCTGGATGCGGGGGTTGGCCTTGAGGCGGCGCAGGTTGATTTCCAGGCCGCAGGTGGGATGGCACATCTTGGGAAAATACTTGTAGAGCTGAACGGTACGGCCGCCCAGGTACGGGTTTTTTTCCACCAAAACGACTTGCTTCCCGGTTTCAGCGGCCTCAAGTGCCGCGGTCATGCCCGAGATGCCGCCGCCCACGACCAGAATGGTCTGATTGGTTGCAACTACAGTCGCCACAACTGACGTCATGGTTCGCCTCCGATGGGTGAAGACAGAAAAATCCGGAAGTCCGGGCAGGTGGGGTCACCTAAGAAAAGACACAGGGTCACCCGGACAAAATAGGGCCGAATGGTACCCGTAAAGGACTACCCGCCGCGAGATGGGTTTAATCGAATGTACTTATGAACGAATAGACAGGCTAAATTGGACGGGCGCAAAGGGCCATTTCTGTGTCATTGACCGCCAACCTTCAGCGCCCACGCTCCAGACATGG
This window contains:
- a CDS encoding CoB--CoM heterodisulfide reductase iron-sulfur subunit A family protein, with the translated sequence MATVVATNQTILVVGGGISGMTAALEAAETGKQVVLVEKNPYLGGRTVQLYKYFPKMCHPTCGLEINLRRLKANPRIQVLTMAEVSGITGEKGNYSVSVKLKPRFVNANCTACGECGKAVKAEVDDAYNYNLGKVKAAYLPTDYAYPQRFVIDPSIVGTADGEAAKAACKYNAVDLDMKEEEVTLNAGAIVWATGWKPYDAEKIVYYGYDRFPNVITNVEFERLADPHGPTGGKILRPSDGKEAKNVAFIQCAGSRDENHLRHCSRFCCMGSLKQTHYVQEKYGDEGKSTIYYIDIRAIDRFEDFYAKVQANPNVSFVKSKVARITEDKDGNPVCNGVNTEGYVRYATAHDLVVLAVGMEPAVKGVNIPAEVMSDSSGFIMADPANAGIFGAGCATNALDVNRAVQSATAAALRAIQVVNKVARAEV